A single region of the Acanthopagrus latus isolate v.2019 chromosome 11, fAcaLat1.1, whole genome shotgun sequence genome encodes:
- the atg4c gene encoding cysteine protease ATG4C — MENKGSDEVEKLKTKFLSAWHNVKYSWALKSKTSFSRNSPVLLLGKCYHFKAEDDDSPTEACYEPFDEDFVMGNVEAFRKDFASRVWLTYREEFPPLPGSTLTSDCGWGCMLRAGQMMLAQALTLHFLGRDWTWPEALALQPLDTHTWTTTAAKRLVASLEASLQSSPGTSDHSLLPMHQAQAPGSAEEADAHLKEMYHRTLVSWFGDSPSAQLGLHRLVRLGLTMGKQAGDWYGPAVVAHILKKAVEEAMDPGLAGITAYVSQDCTVYSADVIDSHRAPTAGQASPESSDAPPSPQDDQPASSRAVIILIPVRLGGEKTNPDYFNFAKSILSLEYCIGIIGGKPKQACYFVGFQDDSLIYMDPHYCQSFVDVSTSDFPLQSYHCPSPKKMPFSKMDPSCTIGFYSRGVQDYERITQELSKVLQPSAKEKYPAFTFVQGHGRDYDLSASLTPEKREWPFIRDPRRTVTTAGDFVLL, encoded by the exons ATGGAGAATAAAGGGAGCGACGAGGTGGAAAAATTGAAGACAAAGTTCTTGTCAGCGTGGCACAACGTGAAGTACA GCTGGGCTCTGAAATCAAAGACCTCCTTCAGTAGAAATTCCCCAGTGCTTCTCCTCGGAAAATGTTACCATTTTAAAGCCGAAG ATGACGACAGTCCGACAGAGGCCTGCTACGAGCCTTTTGATGAGGACTTCGTCATGGGGAATGTGGAGGCTTTCCGCAAGGACTTTGCATCCCGAGTGTGGCTCACCTACAGGGAGGAGTTCCCTCCCCTGCCCGGCTCCACCCTAACCTCCGACTGCGGATGGGGCTGCATGCTGAGAGCCGGGCAGATGATGCTTGCACAGGCGCTTACTCTGCACTTTTTGGGTAGAG ACTGGACCTGGCCGGAGGCGCTGGCGCTCCAGCctttagacacacacacctggactaCCACTGCAGCCAAGCGTCTGGTGGCCTCTCTAGAGGCATCTCTGCAAAGCTCCCCCGGGACCTCTGATCACAGTTTACTACCCATGCACCAAGCCCAGGCCCCGGGATCTGCAGAGGAGGCAGATGCACATTTGAAAGAGATGTACCATCGCACTCTGGTGTCCTGGTTTGGGGACAGCCCTTCAGCTCAGTTAGGCCTCCACAGGCTGGTCCGCTTGGGCCTGACGATGGGGAAGCAGGCAGGGGACTGGTATGGGCCTGCTGTGGTGGCACATATCCTCAA AAAAGCTGTCGAGGAAGCGATGGACCCTGGCCTGGCGGGTATAACTGCTTACGTCTCCCAGGATTGCACAG TGTACAGTGCTGATGTCATCGATAGCCACAGGGCACCAACAGCAGGGCAGGCCTCTCCTGAGAGCTCAGACGCCCCTCCCTCCCCGCAGGATGACCAACCAGCATCCAGTCGAGCCGTCATCATCCTCATCCCTGTGAGGctgggaggagagaagacaaaCCCGGACTATTTTAACTTTGCAAAG AGCATACTGAGTCTGGAGTACTGCATAGGCATCATCGGAGGGAAGCCCAAACAGGCCTGCTACTTTGTAGGATTTCAAG ATGACAGCTTGATTTACATGGACCCTCATTACTGTCAGTCTTTTGTGGATGTCAGCACCAGCGATTTCCCTCTCCAG TCATATCATTGCCCCTCACCAAAGAAGATGCCTTTCAGCAAGATGGACCCAAGCTGCACAATAGGCTTCTACTCTAGAGGTGTTCAAGACTATGAGAGAATCACACAAGAGCTGTCTAAG GTGCTGCAGCCGTCAGCGAAGGAGAAATACCCCGCGTTCACTTTTGTGCAAGGTCACGGCAGAGATTACGACCTGTCGGCCAGCCTGACCCCGGAGAAGAGAGAGTGGCCTTTCATCCGTGACCCGCGGAGGACGGTCACCACTGCCGGGGACTTTGTGCTGCTTTGA